In the genome of Pseudomonas sp. B33.4, the window TCGCAAGCTGCCGACAGCCTGTTCAACAACCTGCACAAACGCTACCCGAACGCCGATCTCGACGCCCGACTCCAACAGTTGCAGAAAAAATGACCGCCTGCCCCCTCAGCCATTTGGCATTGCCCCGCAAAAACGCGCAATATCGGGCTATTGCCAATGCGCTGGAGGACAACGTGGCAGCAAAAATTGACCGCATCGCCCAACTGCTCAACTGCCCGGACAAGGGCGAAGAGATGCGGCGAGCGATTACCGAGACGCGTAAGGAGTTTCTGCTGAATCAGCCGGAAGAGAATGTGCTTGAAGAAGAGGACGTCTTTGAGGACGAGGCTGAGGAAGAAGACGACGATGATTACGATGAGTTTGACTGGACGACGGAGTGACAGCCGCCTCTCGCATTTTCGGCGCCCACAAAAAAGCCCCGGCCTTTATCAGTCCGGGGCTTTCTCGTTAAATCAATGGTGCACCAGGCGGGATTCGAACCCACGACCCCTGCCTTCGGAGGGCAGTACTCTATCCAGCTGAGCTACTGGTGCAGCGGGCGACATCATACCTAGGTCGGCTCGGGGCGTCCATGCTGGGTTTCGGCGCGGATTGTCAGTGCGCGTGTCGGCGCAAATCGCTGCATTCCTTAAAGCTGTAACGTCCTGCAAAACCCTCGTTTGGCGCTTTCGCGGGACTGATCTAAGGTTTGCCTGCGGCTGGAGCTTTTTGCTCGTTGATCTGAAAAAATCCACAAACACGTCGTTTTTGTTCTTTTTTTCGAACGACCTATTGTCCTTTAACCCCTTTGATCCTACGATCCGTTTGAGATTTCAAACGCTCGTTGACCGGGCGTTGACGCGCCGGTGGTTCGAATCGTCCACGGTTGATGCGCCACACCCGGTCACTGATTTCCCTGACGGCAGCCTTGCGAGGCGCCTTTCTACAATCATAATTTGCTCCGCGCAGGCCGCGGTGCTGTTAAGGAAAGCCGACATGCAGCTTAAAGACACCCTGTTGTTCCGCCAGCAAGCCTTCATTGATGGCGCTTGGGTCGATGCGGACAACGGTCAGACGATCAAGGTCAACAACCCGGCCACCGGCGAAATCCTCGGTACCGTGCCAAAAATGGGCGCGGCCGAAACCCGCCGTGCCATTGAAGCCGCCGACAAGGCGCTGCCGGCCTGGCGTGCACTGACCGCCAAAGAGCGTGCCGGCAAGCTGCGTCGCTGGTTCGAACTGATGATCGAGAACCAGGACGACCTCGCGCGCCTGATGACCCTCGAGCAGGGCAAGCCGCTGGCCGAAGCCAAGGGCGAAATCGTTTACGCCGCTTCGTTCATCGAGTGGTTCGCCGAAGAAGCCAAGCGCATCTACGGTGACGTGATTCCGGGTCACCAGCCAGACAAGCGCCTGATCGTAATCAAGCAGCCAATCGGCGTGACCGCCGCGATCACCCCGTGGAACTTCCCGGCTGCGATGATCACCCGTAAAGCCGGGCCGGCGCTGGCCGCCGGTTGCACCATGGTGCTCAAACCTGCTTCGCAAACTCCATTCTCCGCATTCGCCCTGGCCGAACTGGCTCAGCGCGCGGGCATTCCTGCAGGCGTGTTCAGCGTCGTGTCCGGCAGCGCCGGCGACATCGGCAGTGAGCTGACCAGTAACCCGATCGTGCGCAAACTGTCCTTCACCGGTTCGACCGAAATCGGTCGTCAATTGATGTCGGAATGCGCCAAGGACATCAAGAAAGTCTCGCTGGAACTGGGCGGCAACGCGCCGTTCATCGTGTTCGACGACGCTGACCTGGACAAGGCCGTTGAAGGCGCGATCATTTCCAAGTACCGCAACAACGGCCAGACCTGCGTCTGCGCCAACCGTCTGTACATTCAGGATTCGGTCTACGACGCGTTCGCCGAGAAGCTGAAAGTGGCTGTAGCCAAACTGAAGATCGGCAACGGTCTGGAAGACGGCACCACCACTGGCCCGCTGATCGACGAAAAAGCCGTGGCCAAGGTGCAAGAACACATTGCTGACGCTGTGGCCAAAGGCGCAACCGTACTGGCCGGTGGCAAGGCGATGGAAGGCAACTTCTTCGAGCCGACCATCCTCACCAACGTGCCGAAAAACGCCGCCGTGGCCAAGGAAGAAACCTTCGGTCCACTGGCGCCGCTGTTCCGCTTCAAAGATGAAGCCGAAGTGATCGCGATGTCCAACGACACCGAGTTCGGTCTGGCTTCGTACTTCTACGCACGTGATCTGGGCCGTGTGTTCCGTGTGGCAGAAGCCCTGGAATACGGCATGGTCGGCGTCAACACCGGGCTGATCTCCAATGAAGTCGCGCCGTTCGGCGGCATCAAGGCCTCGGGCCTGGGCCGTGAAGGCTCCAAGTACGGCATCGAAGATTACCTGGAAATCAAATACCTCTGCCTGGGCATCTAAGCCGGGAAAGGGATCGCTGCAAACGCAAAGGGCACGAGAGCGCTGTCCCTTTGCGTCGTTTCAAACCGGAATTTTCTCTGCGGCCGGGAACGCCGTGGCAGTCGATCATCGCATGCTGCCACCGTCGCTTCCTCCCGCTTAATCCTTGAACCACGCCGCCCGATGAGCGGCGAATGAGGACTGTAATGAGCAAGACTAACGCTGAACTGATGGCCCGTCGTACCGCAGCTGTTCCACGTGGTGTTGGCCAGATTCACCCGATCTTCGCTGAATCGGCAAAGAACGCTACCGTGACTGACGTTGAAGGTCGTGAGTTCATCGACTTCGCCGGCGGTATCGCTGTACTGAACACCGGCCACGTGCACCCGAAAATCATCGCCGCCGTGACCGAACAGCTGAACAAGCTGACCCACACCTGCTTCCAGGTACTGGCTTATGAGCCGTACGTTGAGCTGTGCGAGAAAATCAACGCCAAGGTGCCGGGTGATTTCGCCAAGAAAACCCTGCTGGTCACCACCGGTTCCGAAGCCGTGGAAAACGCCGTGAAAATCGCCCGTGCCGCCACTGGCCGTGCTGGCGTGATCGCCTTCACCGGCGCTTACCACGGTCGCACCATGATGACTTTGGGTCTGACCGGTAAAGTCGTGCCGTACTCGGCCGGCATGGGCCTGATGCCAGGCGGCATCTTCCGCGCGCTGTACCCCAACGAACTGCACGGTGTGAGCATCGACGATTCGATCGCTTCCATCGAACGCATCTTCAAGAACGACGCCGAGCCGAAAGACATCGCCGCTATCATCATCGAGCCGGTTCAGGGCGAAGGTGGTTTCTACGTCGCGCCGAAGGAATTCATGAAGCGTCTGCGCGCTCTGTGCGACCAGCACGGCATCCTGCTGATCGCTGATGAAGTGCAAACCGGCGCTGGCCGTACCGGTACGTTCTTCGCCATGGAACAGATGGGTGTTGCTGCCGACCTGACCACTTTCGCCAAATCCATCGCTGGCGGCTTCCCGCTCGCCGGTGTGTGCGGCAAGGCTGAATACATGGACGCCATCGCGCCAGGCGGCCTGGGCGGCACCTACGCCGGTAGCCCGATCGCTTGCGCCGCTGCTTTGGCCGTGATGGAAGTGTTCGAAGAAGAGCAACTGCTGGACCGCTGCAAGGCTGTCGGCGAGCGTCTGGTCACTGGCCTCAAAGCTATCCAGGCCAAGTACCCGGTGATCGGTGAAGTCCGTGCCCTGGGCGCGATGATCGCGGTCGAGCTGTTCGAAAACGGCGACAGCCACAAGCCTAACGCTGCAGCAGTAGCGTCG includes:
- the gabD gene encoding NADP-dependent succinate-semialdehyde dehydrogenase, which produces MQLKDTLLFRQQAFIDGAWVDADNGQTIKVNNPATGEILGTVPKMGAAETRRAIEAADKALPAWRALTAKERAGKLRRWFELMIENQDDLARLMTLEQGKPLAEAKGEIVYAASFIEWFAEEAKRIYGDVIPGHQPDKRLIVIKQPIGVTAAITPWNFPAAMITRKAGPALAAGCTMVLKPASQTPFSAFALAELAQRAGIPAGVFSVVSGSAGDIGSELTSNPIVRKLSFTGSTEIGRQLMSECAKDIKKVSLELGGNAPFIVFDDADLDKAVEGAIISKYRNNGQTCVCANRLYIQDSVYDAFAEKLKVAVAKLKIGNGLEDGTTTGPLIDEKAVAKVQEHIADAVAKGATVLAGGKAMEGNFFEPTILTNVPKNAAVAKEETFGPLAPLFRFKDEAEVIAMSNDTEFGLASYFYARDLGRVFRVAEALEYGMVGVNTGLISNEVAPFGGIKASGLGREGSKYGIEDYLEIKYLCLGI
- the gabT gene encoding 4-aminobutyrate--2-oxoglutarate transaminase → MSKTNAELMARRTAAVPRGVGQIHPIFAESAKNATVTDVEGREFIDFAGGIAVLNTGHVHPKIIAAVTEQLNKLTHTCFQVLAYEPYVELCEKINAKVPGDFAKKTLLVTTGSEAVENAVKIARAATGRAGVIAFTGAYHGRTMMTLGLTGKVVPYSAGMGLMPGGIFRALYPNELHGVSIDDSIASIERIFKNDAEPKDIAAIIIEPVQGEGGFYVAPKEFMKRLRALCDQHGILLIADEVQTGAGRTGTFFAMEQMGVAADLTTFAKSIAGGFPLAGVCGKAEYMDAIAPGGLGGTYAGSPIACAAALAVMEVFEEEQLLDRCKAVGERLVTGLKAIQAKYPVIGEVRALGAMIAVELFENGDSHKPNAAAVASVVAKARDKGLILLSCGTYGNVLRVLVPLTSPDEQLDKGLAIIEECFSEL